TTGACGAACAACAGCAGCAGGCTGCAGATCACAATGAACAGAATGTCGCCCAGCAACAGTTTGTTCAGCGGGTGCGGGCCGAGCGGGGCGAAGAAGCGCAGGGCGAACATCAGCCCGGCCGGGGCGGTCAGCAGCAACGCCAGATAGGCGCCCGGGGTCTGGATCGCGTGCCAGTTCGGCAACCACGGGCCGGCGAGGTTGAGCAACAGCAACAGACTCAGGCCCAGCAGTCCTTCGCAGACCGCCAGCCACAGGCTGCTGCGCGAGCGGGAGTAGGCGTAGCGCACGATGTTGTGCAGCAGCAACATGCCGAGGCAGCCGAACAGCAGACCGAAGATCAGCGTCTGGTTCTGGTTGGCGGCACTCATCACCGCCGATTGCAGGGTGATGTGCGGGCGCAGCTGATGGTCGGAAACCATCCGCAGATAAACGTCGAGGGACTTGTCGCTTTGCGGCAGCGGCAGCAGGAAGTCGCTGCTCGGCAGTGGCCGCTCGACCTGCGGCTGATGGGTGCCGGAAGTGCGTTGCTCGATCAGCTTGTCGCCGTCCAGCACGTAGAGGCTGAGGTTGGACAGGTCGGGAGCGAAGATCCGCAGCACCTGCTCGTGCTTGCCCGGCGCCAGTTTGAAGCGCAGCCAGAGTGCACCATCGGGCTCGGCCGCCGTGAGGCGATCAAGTTCGATGGGACTGAATTGATTGGTGTAGCGCGCCGAGCGGATGTCGCTCAGTTGCAGATTACCCTGATCGTCAAGCAATACCGACCAGCCACTGCCTTGCGCGGCCAGAGCCGGAAGCATGCAGAGCAAGGTCAGCAACGTGACGGTGAAACTTATGGCAATCCTGAGCCAGCGCACGGCGAAATCCCTTCGTAGGTTGATGCCAGAATATAACGATGCGCGGCGGCGGAACAGCCCGGCGAGGGACTGCATCCCGCGCCGGACGTGAAGGACAGTTTATTCCTGGGTTTCGCCACGTTCACGGGCAATGGCGCGGTAGCCAATGTCCTTGCGGTAGAAGCAGCCTTCCCAGTCGATGGCAGCGGCCAGCTTGTAGGCTTGCTGCTGCGCTTCGCTGACACTGGCGCCCATGGCGGTGGCGCAGAGTACGCGACCACCGGCCGTCACCACGTTGCCATCCTTCAGCGCCGTACCGGCGTGGAAGACTTTGCCTTCCAGGCCTGCGGCTGTGTCCAGACCGTTGATCACCGCGCCCTTGGCGTAGTCGCCCGGGTAGCCGCCGGCGGCCAGCACGATGCCAACGCTCGGACGTGGATCCCACTGTGCTTCAACCTTGTCCAGCGCTTGCGCCAGAGCGGCTTCGACCAGCAGCACCAGGCTCGACTGCAGACGCAGCATCACCGGTTGGGTTTCCGGGTCACCGAAGCGGCAGTTGAATTCGATGACTTTCGGGTTGCCGGCCTTGTCGATCATCAGACCGGCGTACAGGAAACCGGTGTAGACGTTGCCTTCTTCGGCCATGCCGCGCACGGTCGGCCAGATCACCTGATCCATCACGCGCTGGTGCACGTCGGCGGTGACCACCGGGGCAGGGGAGTAGGCACCCATGCCGCCGGTGTTCGGGCCGCTGTCGCCGTCGCCAACACGTTTGTGGTCCTGGCTGGTGGCCATCGGCAGGACGTTCTTGCCGTCGACCATGACGATGAACGAGGCTTCTTCGCCGTCGAGGAATTCTTCGATCACCACGCGCGAACCGGCGTCGCCGAAGGCGTTGCCGGCGAGCATGTCGCGCACGGCGTCTTCGGCTTCGGCCAGGGTCATGGCAACGATCACGCCTTTACCGGCGGCCAGGCCATCGGCCTTGATCACGATCGGTGCGCCTTTTTCACGCAGGTAAGCCAGGGCCGGCTCGATCTCGGTGAAGTTCTGGTAGTCGGCGGTCGGGATCTTGTGGCGCGCGAGGAAATCCTTGGTGAAGGCTTTCGAGCCTTCCAGCTGTGCAGCGCCGGCGGTCGGGCCGAAGCAGTCCAGGCCACGGGAGCGGAACAGATCGACCACGCCGGCCACCAGCGGCACTTCCGGGCCGACGATGGTAAGGGAAACGTTTTTCTCGGCGAAGTCGGCCAGTTGCTCAAGGGCCAGCACGTCGATGGCGACGTTCTCGCACTTGGCTTCAATCGCGGTACCGGCGTTGCCCGGCGCGACGAAAACCTTCTGCACGCGCGGATCCTGAGCCACTTTCCAGGCCAGGGCGTGTTCACGGCCACCGCTGCCAATGATCAAAACATTCATTTCAAAAACCTCAAAAATCTGTCAGGCGCTGCTGGAGCGCTTTATGTGGGAGCGGGCTTGCTCGCGAAAGCGGTGTGTCAGGCAAAACGGCTGTTGCTGACAGATTGCATTCGCGAGCAAGCCCGCTCCCACATTTGGATCGAGTTGTATCAGTGACGGAAGTGGCGCATGCCGGTGAACACCATGGCGATACCGGCTTCGTCAGCGGCAGCGATCACTTCAGCATCACGCATCGAGCCGCCTGGCTGGATCACTGCAGTGATGCCAACCTTGGCCGCGTTGTCCAGACCGTCGCGGAACGGGAAGAACGCGTCCGAGGCCATCACCGAACCGGCCACTTGCAGACCGGCGTGCTCAGCCTTGATCGCGGCGATACGCGCGGAGTTTACGCGGCTCATCTGGCCGGCGCCGACACCGATGGTCTGACGGTTCTTGGCGTAGACGATGGCGTTGGACTTGACGTACTTGGCGACTTTCCAGGCGAAGATCAGGTCGTGGATTTCCTGTTCGGTCGGTGCGCGCTTGGTCACCACTTTCAGGTCGTCGGCGCCGATCATGCCGATGTCGCGGCTCTGCACCAGCAGGCCACCGTTGACGCGCTTGTAGTCCCAGGCCGGAACGCGATCCGCCGACCACTCGCCACAGGCCAGCAGGCGCACGTTGGCTTTGGCGGCGACGATGGCGCGAGCTTCTGCGCTGACGCTTGGCGCGATGATCACTTCCACGAACTGACGCTCGACGATCGCCTTGGCAGTCTCGGCATCCAGTTCACGGTTGAACGCGATGATGCCGCCGAAGGCCGACTCGGTGTCGGTGGCGTAGGCCAGTTCGTAGGCCTGACGGATACCGCCTTCGGCATCCGGGCTCACCGCCACGCCGCACGGGTTGGCGTGCTTGACGATCACGCAGGCCGGCTTGACGAAGCTCTTCACGCATTCCAGCGCGGCGTCGGTGTCGGCCACGTTGTTGTACGACAGCTCTTTGCCTTGCAGTTGGGTCGCGGTGGCGATACCGACTTCGGCAGGCTTGGCTTCCACGTAGAACGCCGCGCTCTGGTGCGGGTTCTCGCCGTAGCGCATTTCCTGGGCCTTGATGAACTGGCTGTTGAAGGTGCGCGGGAATTCGCTGCGACCTTCGGTGCTCAGTACGTCGGCAGCCTGATTCACGGTGCCCATGTAGTTGGCGATCATGCCGTCGTAGGCAGCGGTGTGTTCGAAGGCCTTGAGCATCAGGTCGAAACGCTGAGCGTAGGTCAGGCCGCCGGCCTTGAGGTTTTGCAGAACGTTGGCGTAATCGCTGGCATTCACCACGATCGCCACGTCTTTATGGTTTTTCGCTGCCGAACGGACCATGGTCGGGCCGCCGATGTCGATGTTCTCGATAGCGGTCGGCAGGTCGCAGCCTGGCTTGTTGATGGTGGCTTCGAACGGGTACAGGTTGACTGCAACCAGGTCGATCGGCTTGATGCCGTGCTCGTTCATGATCGCGTCGTCGATACCGCGACGACCGAGGATTCCGCCGTGGATTTTCGGGTGCAGGGTTTTCACCCGACCGTCCATCATCTCCGCGAAACCGGTGTAATCCGCGACTTCCACTGCGGCAACACCGTTGTCGCGCAGCAGCTTGAACGTCCCGCCGGTGGAGAGGATCTCGACGCCGAGGGCTTCAAGCTCCTTGGCGAATTCGAGGATCCCGGTCTTGTCGGAAACGCTGATCAAGGCGCGGCGGATCGGCAGGCGGGTAGTCTGGTCGGTCATCTCAATTTCCATCAAAAGCAAAGGAAGTCAGCAAAAAAGGCGACCGGTTTTACGCGGGCGCCTTTCTGGTTTGATTGAATGCTTACAGCAGATCGTACTGCTTGAGTTTCTTGCGCAGCGTGCCGCGGTTGAGTCCGAGCAGCTCGCTGGCCTTGGTCTGGTTGCCCTTGACGTAGTTCATCACGCTTTCGAGCAGGGGAGCCTCGACTTCGGAGAGCACCAGGTTGTACACATCCGTGACGGACGCGCCCTCAAGGTGGGCGAAATAATTGTGCAGCGCCTTCTCGACACTCCCGCGAAGGGTCTGACCTTCTTCGCTCGGGGTATTGAGGTGCTGTTTCAAATTCACGTTGTCGCTCACGGGTGCTGTTCCACTCACTAAAGTCTCGGTCATCATCGTCATGCGGCCACCCCTTCTTCGTCCCCTGTCAGGCTCTTGTAACGCTCGGCGAAAAACTCCCGAACGTTGGCGCATTGTGTTTCCGTACCATCCAAACGATTGAAGTGGGCGCGAAACTCCCTGGCGCCCGGCAAGGTTGCGAGATACCAGCCCACATGCTTGCGGGCAATACGGACGCCCATCACATCCCCATAGAAGGCGTGAAGTGCGGCCAGATGCTCCAGCAGGATGCGTTCCACTTCGCTCAGCTCCGGCGCCGGCAATTTCTCGCCGGTACGCAGGAAGTGTTCGATCTCGCGAAAAATCCATGGCCGCCCCTGGGCAGCCCGGCCTATCAGCAGGCCATCGGCACCGGTCGCGTCAAGCACGTAACGGGCCTTTTCCGGCGAATCGATATCGCCATTGGCAAACACCGGGATCGACACCGCCTGCTTGATCGCGGCAATCGTGTCGTACTCGGCTTCGCCGGTGTACAGATCGGCGCGCGTGCGGCCATGCACGGCCAGCGCGGTGATCCCGGCCTGCTCGGCGATCTTCGCCACAGTCAGGCCGTTCTTGTTGTCGCGATCCCATCCGGTGCGGATCTTCAGGGTCACCGGCACATCCACTGCAGCGACGACGGCCTGCAGGATCTCGGTCACCAGTGCTTCGTCTTTCAATAACGCGGAGCCGGCGGCCTTGTTGCAGACCTTCTTTGCCGGGCAACCCATGTTGATATCAATAATCTGTGCGCCCAGTTCGACGTTGGCCCGTGCCGCGTCCGCCAGCATCTGCGCATCGCCACCGGCAATCTGCACCGAGCGTGGCTCGGGATCGCCTTCGTGGATCATGCGCATGCGCGACTTGCGGGTATTCCACAGGCTCATGTCACTGGTGACCATTTCCGAGACTACAAGCCCTGCGCCCAAACGCTTGCACAGCTGACGAAAGGGCTGGTCGGTGACGCCCGCCATCGGGGCGAGAATCAAACCGTTCTGCAATGTATATGGGCCGATGCGTACCGCCGACATAGGACTTCCCTGAAGTGGGGCCGGATCATGAGAGTTCGAAAAAGGGTTGGCATGATACCCGCTCTCGATGACTGGATAAAGGCTGAATTGAACAAAATCTGAACAGTTATTCTGTTATTACCAGCGGTTTGGTAAGCGCGGGCGAAGTCAGAAAACTGCCGTCAAACCTGAAGCGATGAAGCGATTCACTCGGGCGAGTGGAAACTCAGGCTGTAATTCACCGCTTTGGGGCCTGGATCAAGGATATCCAGCGCGATGTGGATTGGCGTTTGCGGCGGCATTTCCGCCATGCCCTCAAGGTCGCCGTTGAGGTATTCGCCGGGTTTGAAGCGACGACTGGCGATCAGATGACCGTTGAGGTCAGCGAAGCGTAGCTCCAGCAACGGAAATGGCTGGGAGAACGTCGCCCGGTTGTAGATGATCGCATCCACCACCAGCGCCCCGCTGAATTCCGGATGGCTGCGCACCACCAGATTGCTGCTTTTGATTTTGCCGATGTCGACCTTGGACGGCACCGTGCAGCCGATCTGCGGGCAGAACTGCTGAAACCATGGGCGGTACTGATCCTGCCGCGCCAGTTCATCGAAATGATAGGCGATGTACTGGCCGGCCAGACCGGCGGCGGCGAGCAGCACCAGCAAAGCCCAGAGCAGACGCCGGCCCCAGGGCGAACGGCGTTTCTGCCAGTCCAGTTGCAGTGGGTCGTCGGTCAGGTCCTGCAACACTTCGGCGCGTTGACGTTTTTTGCGCAGCGGTTCGACCGATGGCAAGTCGTCATCGTCCGGCTCGACGTTGGCCGACAGGCGTTCACGACGGGCATTCGGATCGATCGGGTCGTGCAGGCGCAGTTGCGGGATCGGCGGTTCATCGTCCAGATCCACCGGCTCCAGCGACAGGGAAGGCTCGGTGCGCGCGGTGTTTAGCGGTTCCGGTTCGACGGCATCTGGCTCGACGTCATCTTCGGGCTCGGGCAGACGTTCATCGTCGCGTGCGCTGAACAGGCTGTCGCGCCACTCCGTTTCATCGGCTTCAGGGCTGTCGCGGCGGGCGCTCAGGGACTCTTCGCGCTGACGACCGAATTCGGTGGTCGGCTGGATTTCCCGTTGTTCGAGGCGGGCGAGTTCTTCGTCCAGATCGAGGCTGTCCAGGTCCAGCTCGCTGGCGCTCCATTGCTTTTGGCTGATGGCGCGCGGCGCGGGCGGTTCGTCATTGACGGGTGCTTCGACCACTGGCGGCGGCTCGCTGACCACCGCCTGAGACGGTGCTGGCTGGACAATGGACGGCGCCACCGGAGTGACCGCTTCCTTGCCGGCGTGTTGTTCCAGCAGCTGTTTGGCGGCGTTGAACACTTGCAGGCAGGAGCCACAGCGAACCACCCCGCGGGCCACGCTCAATTGAGCATGGCTGACGCGGAAGCTGGTTTGGCAATGCGGGCACTGGGTGACGAAGCTGTCGGTCATGCGGCGATCCGGTTTATGCAGGCGGTCATTCTAGCGCCGACGGCCGGTGATACGCACCCAGCCATCGCGATTGGCGATCGGGTCCAGATCAAAGTCCTGCGCATAGGCGGCAGCGACTTCTTCACCTTGTTCGGCGAGGATGCCTGACAGTGCCAGACGACCGCCGGTTTTCACCAGGCCGGACAGCTGCGGCGCCAGGGAAACCAGCGGGCCGGCCAGAATGTTGGCCACCAGCACGTCGGCTTTGACCTGCGGCAAATCTTCCGGCAGGTACAGCGGGAACAGCTCGTCGGCAATATTGTTGCGCCCGGCGTTGTCGCGCGAGGCTTCCAGCGCCTGCACGTCGATGTCGGTGCCGACGGCTTCTTTCGCGCCGAGCAGCAGGGCGGCGATCGCCAGAATTCCCGAGCCGCAGCCGAAGTCCAGGACGTTGCAGTCTTTCAGGTCCTGACCGTCGAGCCATTCCAGGCACAGGGCGGTGGTCGGGTGGGTGCCGGTGCCGAACGCCAGGCCCGGATCCAGCAACAGATTGACCGCGTCAGGCTCGGGCGCGGCGTGCCAGCTCGGCACGATCCACAGGCGCTGACCGAAACGCATTGGCTGGAAGCCGTCCATCCAGCTGCGTTCCCAGTCCTGGTCTTCGATGACTTCGCTGTGATGCTCGGGCAGCGGACTGCCGGTCAGCAGTTCCAGATGCGCGAGCACCGGCGCAGGCTCGGTGCCGCCCTCGAACAGGGCCAGCAGGTGCGTGTGCGCCCACAGTGGGGTGGTGTTGAGTTCCGGCTCGAAGATCGGCTGATCTTCGGCGTCCATGAAGGTCACCGAAACGGCGCCGACTTCAAGGAAAGCGTCTTCGTAGGTTTCGGCTTGTTCCGGGCTGATGGCGAGACGTACTTGCAGCCAAGGCATGGCGGGCACCTTTGAAAAAATATGATTGCAGCCTAGCGGCCAGCGAGAAGCGCGCAAGTTTACGCGAGCGCAGGCGGTTTGTGGGAGAGACTTGAAACGCCATTCCCTTGTAGGAGTGAGCCTGCTCGCGATGGCGATGGTGCTGTCGACACATATGCTGGATGTGCCGGCCTCATCGCGAGCAGGCTCACTCCTACAGGGGTTTATGTAATCTGTAGAAACAACAAAGCCGCCCGAAGGCGGCCTTGTCTGTGCGGACTTGAAGCTTAGTGCTTCTCGCCAGCCAGCTTGTGCTCGAGGTAGTGAATGTTCACGCCCCCTTTGCAGAAGCCTTCGTCGCGGGTCAGATCACGGTGCAGCGGGATGTTGGTCTTGATCCCGTCAACCACGATCTCGTCCAGGGCATTACGCATGCGCGCCATGGCTTCGTCGCGGGTGGCGCCGTAAGTGATCAGCTTGCCGATCAGCGAGTCGTAGTTCGGCGGAACTGCATAACCGCTGTACAGGTGCGAATCGACGCGAACGCCGTTGCCGCCTGGGGCGTGGAAATGCTTGACCGTGCCCGGGCTCGGCATGAAGGTTTTCGGGTCTTCAGCGTTGATCCGGCACTCCAGCGAGTGACCGCGGATCACCACGTCATCCTGCGTGAACGACAGCTTGTTGCCAGCGGCGATGCTGAGCATCTCCTTGACGATGTCGATACCGGTGACCATTTCCGAAACCGGGTGCTCCACCTGAACACGGGTGTTCATTTCGATGAAGTAGAAACGACCGTTCTCGTACAGGAACTCGAAGGTACCAGCGCCACGGTAGCCGATGTCGATGCACGCCTTGACGCAGCGAGCCAGAACTTCCTGACGCGCCTGCTCGTCGATGCCCGGTGCCGGCGCTTCTTCGAGAACCTTCTGGTGACGGCGTTGCAGCGAGCAATCGCGGTCGCCCAGATGGATGGCGTGACCCTGGCCGTCGGACAGTACCTGAACTTCGACGTGACGCGGGTTGGTCAGGAATTTTTCCAGATAGACCATCGGGTTGCCGAACGCCGCGCCAGCTTCGGAGCGGGTCAGTTTCGCCGAGGCGATCAGGTCTTCTTCCTTGTGCACCACGCGCATGCCGCGACCACCACCGCCGCCTGCGGCCTTGATGATCACCGGGTAGCCGACTTCACGACCGATGCGCAGCGCCGTTTCTTCGTCTTCCGGCAGCGGGCCGTCGGAACCTGGAACGGTAGGCACGCCTGCTTCGATCATCGCGTGCT
The Pseudomonas fluorescens genome window above contains:
- the prmA gene encoding 50S ribosomal protein L11 methyltransferase, translating into MPWLQVRLAISPEQAETYEDAFLEVGAVSVTFMDAEDQPIFEPELNTTPLWAHTHLLALFEGGTEPAPVLAHLELLTGSPLPEHHSEVIEDQDWERSWMDGFQPMRFGQRLWIVPSWHAAPEPDAVNLLLDPGLAFGTGTHPTTALCLEWLDGQDLKDCNVLDFGCGSGILAIAALLLGAKEAVGTDIDVQALEASRDNAGRNNIADELFPLYLPEDLPQVKADVLVANILAGPLVSLAPQLSGLVKTGGRLALSGILAEQGEEVAAAYAQDFDLDPIANRDGWVRITGRRR
- a CDS encoding DUF3426 domain-containing protein — encoded protein: MTDSFVTQCPHCQTSFRVSHAQLSVARGVVRCGSCLQVFNAAKQLLEQHAGKEAVTPVAPSIVQPAPSQAVVSEPPPVVEAPVNDEPPAPRAISQKQWSASELDLDSLDLDEELARLEQREIQPTTEFGRQREESLSARRDSPEADETEWRDSLFSARDDERLPEPEDDVEPDAVEPEPLNTARTEPSLSLEPVDLDDEPPIPQLRLHDPIDPNARRERLSANVEPDDDDLPSVEPLRKKRQRAEVLQDLTDDPLQLDWQKRRSPWGRRLLWALLVLLAAAGLAGQYIAYHFDELARQDQYRPWFQQFCPQIGCTVPSKVDIGKIKSSNLVVRSHPEFSGALVVDAIIYNRATFSQPFPLLELRFADLNGHLIASRRFKPGEYLNGDLEGMAEMPPQTPIHIALDILDPGPKAVNYSLSFHSPE
- the purH gene encoding bifunctional phosphoribosylaminoimidazolecarboxamide formyltransferase/IMP cyclohydrolase codes for the protein MTDQTTRLPIRRALISVSDKTGILEFAKELEALGVEILSTGGTFKLLRDNGVAAVEVADYTGFAEMMDGRVKTLHPKIHGGILGRRGIDDAIMNEHGIKPIDLVAVNLYPFEATINKPGCDLPTAIENIDIGGPTMVRSAAKNHKDVAIVVNASDYANVLQNLKAGGLTYAQRFDLMLKAFEHTAAYDGMIANYMGTVNQAADVLSTEGRSEFPRTFNSQFIKAQEMRYGENPHQSAAFYVEAKPAEVGIATATQLQGKELSYNNVADTDAALECVKSFVKPACVIVKHANPCGVAVSPDAEGGIRQAYELAYATDTESAFGGIIAFNRELDAETAKAIVERQFVEVIIAPSVSAEARAIVAAKANVRLLACGEWSADRVPAWDYKRVNGGLLVQSRDIGMIGADDLKVVTKRAPTEQEIHDLIFAWKVAKYVKSNAIVYAKNRQTIGVGAGQMSRVNSARIAAIKAEHAGLQVAGSVMASDAFFPFRDGLDNAAKVGITAVIQPGGSMRDAEVIAAADEAGIAMVFTGMRHFRH
- the fis gene encoding DNA-binding transcriptional regulator Fis, translated to MTMMTETLVSGTAPVSDNVNLKQHLNTPSEEGQTLRGSVEKALHNYFAHLEGASVTDVYNLVLSEVEAPLLESVMNYVKGNQTKASELLGLNRGTLRKKLKQYDLL
- the dusB gene encoding tRNA dihydrouridine synthase DusB produces the protein MSAVRIGPYTLQNGLILAPMAGVTDQPFRQLCKRLGAGLVVSEMVTSDMSLWNTRKSRMRMIHEGDPEPRSVQIAGGDAQMLADAARANVELGAQIIDINMGCPAKKVCNKAAGSALLKDEALVTEILQAVVAAVDVPVTLKIRTGWDRDNKNGLTVAKIAEQAGITALAVHGRTRADLYTGEAEYDTIAAIKQAVSIPVFANGDIDSPEKARYVLDATGADGLLIGRAAQGRPWIFREIEHFLRTGEKLPAPELSEVERILLEHLAALHAFYGDVMGVRIARKHVGWYLATLPGAREFRAHFNRLDGTETQCANVREFFAERYKSLTGDEEGVAA
- the purD gene encoding phosphoribosylamine--glycine ligase translates to MNVLIIGSGGREHALAWKVAQDPRVQKVFVAPGNAGTAIEAKCENVAIDVLALEQLADFAEKNVSLTIVGPEVPLVAGVVDLFRSRGLDCFGPTAGAAQLEGSKAFTKDFLARHKIPTADYQNFTEIEPALAYLREKGAPIVIKADGLAAGKGVIVAMTLAEAEDAVRDMLAGNAFGDAGSRVVIEEFLDGEEASFIVMVDGKNVLPMATSQDHKRVGDGDSGPNTGGMGAYSPAPVVTADVHQRVMDQVIWPTVRGMAEEGNVYTGFLYAGLMIDKAGNPKVIEFNCRFGDPETQPVMLRLQSSLVLLVEAALAQALDKVEAQWDPRPSVGIVLAAGGYPGDYAKGAVINGLDTAAGLEGKVFHAGTALKDGNVVTAGGRVLCATAMGASVSEAQQQAYKLAAAIDWEGCFYRKDIGYRAIARERGETQE
- the accC gene encoding acetyl-CoA carboxylase biotin carboxylase subunit; the protein is MTAKLEKVLIANRGEIALRILRACKEMGIKTVAVYSKADKELMHLGLADESVCIGPASAAQSYLHIPAIIAAAEVTGATAIHPGYGFLAENADFAEQVENSGFAFIGPKADTIRLMGDKVSAKHAMIEAGVPTVPGSDGPLPEDEETALRIGREVGYPVIIKAAGGGGGRGMRVVHKEEDLIASAKLTRSEAGAAFGNPMVYLEKFLTNPRHVEVQVLSDGQGHAIHLGDRDCSLQRRHQKVLEEAPAPGIDEQARQEVLARCVKACIDIGYRGAGTFEFLYENGRFYFIEMNTRVQVEHPVSEMVTGIDIVKEMLSIAAGNKLSFTQDDVVIRGHSLECRINAEDPKTFMPSPGTVKHFHAPGGNGVRVDSHLYSGYAVPPNYDSLIGKLITYGATRDEAMARMRNALDEIVVDGIKTNIPLHRDLTRDEGFCKGGVNIHYLEHKLAGEKH